A genome region from Hevea brasiliensis isolate MT/VB/25A 57/8 chromosome 7, ASM3005281v1, whole genome shotgun sequence includes the following:
- the LOC110671059 gene encoding lysM domain receptor-like kinase 4, with product MIFSSVVPLFILSVLVFCPLIHAQQLYEGKATTNCSNTGDSVLGYSCNGLNRTCQAYLTFRSQPPYNTVASISTLLNSDPSQLSAINSVSEAASFDTNKLVLVPVNCSCSGNYSQANTSYVVQAEDSPFLIANNTYQGLSNCQAVQDQNRRQTTDIFAGEKLNIPLRCACPTKNQTGVGIKYLLSYLVTWGDTVSAVSVKFGGDTGRSLEANGLSEQNAVIYPFTTLLIPLENPPSSTQTISPPPPPASPPPPSSPSPNSKKSSDKTWVYVVVGVLGGIALITVLGIIIFFAMFRKNKNRSDPITVPESVEAIEKPVKKKLDEESQDFLESIFSIAQSIKVYSFKELQTATDNFSPSCWISGSVYRGLINGDYAAIKKVNGDVTKEIELLNKINHFNLVRLSGVCFREGNWYLVYDYAAKGPLSDWIYSANNDGKFLNWTQRVQIALDVATGLNYLHNFTSPSHVHKDIKSSNVLLDSNFRAKIANLAKARSAEFALTRHIVGTKGYMAPEYLEHGLVSTKLDVYAFGVVMLEIVSGKEVAALYTQENMNLSDVLNDVLSKEDGQEILRKFIDPSMQGNYPLELTVLVMRLIDSCLNKNPADRPSMDEITESLSRILTTSLNWESSNISGYQFSRSS from the coding sequence ATGATATTCTCTTCTGTTGTCCCCCTTTTTATTCTGTCTGTTCTTGTTTTCTGTCCTTTGATTCATGCCCAGCAGCTTTATGAGGGAAAAGCCACAACAAATTGTTCCAATACAGGCGATTCCGTTCTTGGATACTCCTGCAATGGCCTAAACAGGACTTGCCAGGCTTACCTCACCTTCAGATCCCAACCTCCTTATAACACTGTTGCTTCCATCTCTACCCTCTTGAACTCTGACCCATCTCAGCTCTCTGCAATAAACTCAGTTTCTGAGGCTGCATCATTTGATACAAACAAGTTGGTGCTAGTTCCTGTCAACTGTTCATGTTCAGGTAACTACTCTCAGGCTAACACATCTTATGTTGTCCAGGCAGAAGACTCGCCTTTCTTGATTGCTAATAATACCTATCAGGGCCTCTCAAACTGTCAAGCTGTCCAGGATCAAAACAGAAGGCAAACCACTGATATATTTGCTGGTGAAAAGCTGAACATTCCTCTGAGGTGTGCTTGCCCCACCAAAAACCAAACTGGTGTAGGTATCAAGTATCTGTTAAGTTACCTAGTCACTTGGGGAGATACAGTTTCAGctgttagtgtaaaatttggtgggGATACTGGGAGGAGCCTTGAAGCTAATGGGCTTAGCGAGCAGAATGCCGTCATTTATCCCTTCACTACGCTTTTGATTCCCCTGGAAAACCCACCATCGAGTACTCAAACAATATCACCACCTCCGCCTCCAGCTTCACCACCGCCTCCTTCATCACCATCTCCTAACTCCAAAAAAAGCTCCGATAAAACATGGGTTTATGTCGTCGTTGGGGTTCTTGGAGGAATTGCCCTTATCACAGTCCTTGGCATCATTATTTTCTTTGCAATGTTTCGTAAAAATAAGAATAGATCTGATCCGATTACCGTCCCTGAAAGCGTCGAGGCTATTGAGAAACCCGTCAAGAAGAAGTTGGATGAAGAATCTCAGGACTTCTTGGAGAGCATATTTAGCATAGCTCAATCCATTAAAGTTTACAGTTTCAAAGAACTGCAAACTGCAACCGATAATTTCAGTCCCAGTTGTTGGATTAGCGGATCTGTTTATCGTGGCTTAATTAATGGTGACTACGCTGCCATTAAGAAAGTGAATGGTGATGTGACAAAGGAGATAGAATTATTAAACAAGATTAACCATTTTAATCTTGTTCGACTCTCTGGTGTTTGTTTCCGTGAAGGGAATTGGTATCTAGTTTACGACTATGCTGCAAAAGGACCCTTGAGTGATTGGATTTATAGCGCCAACAATGATGGGAAGTTCCTAAATTGGACGCAGAGAGTACAGATTGCTTTGGATGTGGCCACAGGGCTTAACTATCTACACAATTTTACTAGTCCTTCTCATGTCCACAAGGATATAAAAAGTAGTAATGTTCTTCTTGATAGCAATTTCAGGGCTAAGATTGCAAATCTTGCCAAGGCAAGGTCAGCAGAATTTGCCTTGACAAGGCATATTGTTGGAACAAAAGGTTACATGGCTCCTGAGTACTTGGAACATGGTCTGGTCTCCACAAAGCTTGATGTCTATGCATTTGGGGTTGTTATGTTGGAGATAGTTTCTGGGAAAGAGGTTGCTGCTTTATACACACAGGAAAATATGAACTTATCAGACGTGTTAAATGATGTTCTTTCCAAGGAAGATGGACAGGAGATTCTGAGGAAATTCATTGATCCTTCCATGCAAGGGAATTATCCTTTGGAGCTCACTGTTCTTGTGATGAGATTGATTGATAGTTGCTTGAATAAAAATCCAGCAGATCGCCCATCCATGGATGAGATCACAGAGTCTCTCTCAAGAATCTTGACCACTTCACTGAACTGGGAATCATCCAACATCTCAGGGTACCAGTTCAGCAGGAGCTCTTGA